GGCAAATCTTGGTATGCTGGCGGCAAAGGAACGAGGCGCTGGCGATCCGAGTCACCATTCGGCACGCCGCCGTCGGATCGGACGAAACTCGAACGTCCTTCGGCCGTTGTCAGACAGGAAGGAGATCCATGATGGCCAAGGTGACCTCGCATCTGTGGTTCGAAAAGGACGCGCGGCAAGCGGTGGAGTTCTATGTCTCCACCATTCCAAATTCGGCGATCGGCCGCATGACGGACGTGGCGGCCGACAATCCGAGCGGCCCCGCCGGCAGCGTCAAGATCATCGAATTCGTGCTCGACGACCAGAATTTCATCGCGCTCGAAGCCGGTCCGCTCGATCCGTTCAACCATTCCTTCTCGATCCTCGTCGAACTGGAAAGCCAGGCCGAGATCGACCGGATCTGGGACGCCTTTCTCGATGATGGCGGCAAGCCCGAGCAATGCGGCTGGCTGAAAGACCGCTGGGGCCTGTCGTGGCAGATCGTGCCGAAAATCCTCGGCGACATGGCCGCGCATCCCGACCGCGAGCGCGCCAAACGCGCCACCGAGGCGATGCTCGGGATGGTGAAGATCGATGTCGCGGCGCTGGAGAGGGCGTTTGGGGAGCCGGACTTCGCCGGCCAAAGTTAACGTCGTCAAATAGCCAAAAGGCTGGCGGGACAGCACCCTCTGTCCTGCCCGTCCTCCGCAGCAGCTGCGCTGCAGCTGCGGAGGGTGGACCGGACATCTCCCCCACTTGGGGGGAGATCAGCTGTCATGCCCGCTTTCGCCAATCTCTAGCGCCTCAGGAGCGAACGTGGCGCGAAAGCTGCCAGCAATCCCCTTTGACTTCGCCCGCTCCGGCCATACCTTTGCGGAGGTCGTTCGCGCGGAGGTCTCATGCGGTCCAAGTTGAAGCTCGTCTCCCTCGTGCTCCTCGCGCTCACAGCCTTCGCGCAGCCGGTCGCCGCCCAAACACCTGAACGGCCGGCGCCGGCCGGCGGCGTGCTGTCGCTTCTGCCGCCGCCGCAGGTGACCGAACATTCGCTCACCCTTGGCGGGCGCAAACTAGACTACCAGGCCAAGGCCGGCACGCTGTCGCTGCTGTCCGGCAAGGGCGAGGTCACGGCCGAGATTTTCTATGTCGCCTACACGCAGCAATCGCCCGCCCCGGCGAAGGAGCGGCCGATCACATTCGTCTTCAACGGCGGGCCTGGCGCGGCTTCGGCCTATCTGCATCTCGGCGCGCTCGGCCCGCGCGTCCTCGCGACCGCCCCCGACGGCGAATTCCTGCCGCCGCCGCAAAAGCTGATCGACAATCCGGACAGCTGGCTCGACATGAGCGATCTCGTCTTCGTCGATCCGGTCGGCACCGGCTACAGCCGCGAGGCGCCGGGTCAGGACACCAAAGCGTTCTGGGGCGTCGACCAGGACGCCAGCTCGGTCGGCGCCTTCATCCGGCTCTATCTCGCGCAAAACGGCCGCACCGCTTCGCCGCTCTTCCTCGCCGGCGAGAGCTATGGCGGCTTTCGCGCGGCGCTGCTTGCCAGGACGCTGCAGGAGGATGTCGGCTTGAGCCCGAGCGGCATCGTGCTGATCTCTCCGGCCCTGGAGTTCATGCTGGTGCGGCCGGACCAGTTCGACCAGCTGCATTGGGCGCTGGAACTGCCTTCGCTTGCGGCGACCCGGCTGCGCGCCGACGGCGTCAGCGGCGAAGCGTTGCACGACAGGCTGGCGGAGGTCGAGCACTACGCGCTTGGCGACTATCTGACGGCGCTCACCAGTGGGCTGGAGCAAGGCGGAAAGCTCGCCAGCGGGCGCGTGGCGGAGATCACCGGCCTGCCGCTCGACCTTGTGCAGCGCAATTTCGCCCGCGTCCCGACCGGCCTCTTCGCCCGCGAGTTCCAACGCGCCAAGGGCAAGGTGCTCAGCCCTTACGATGCCATGGTCGCGACCAGCGACATCGCGCCGGAAAGCGCCCACATCGCCGGCCCCGATCCGGTGCTCGACCGCAGCGTGCCGGTGCTGACCTCGGCCTTCGTCGCCTATGCGCGCGACGAACTGAACTACCGCACCGACGTCAGCTACCGGCTGCTCAACGGCGAAGTCAGCCGCAACTGGGACTACGGCAATTCGGGGCAAGGCTATGCCGGGGTGATGAACGACCTGCAGCGGGCGCGCTCGCTCAACCCTTCGCTCGGGGTCGTCATCGTCAACGGCTATACCGACCTCGTCACGCCCTATCTCGCCACGCGCTACCTGGTGAACCAGATCCCTTCGCTCACCGACGCAAAGCCGATCCGCCTCGACGTCGTCGAGGGCGGCCACATGATGTATTTCAGGCCGGATGGAAGGCGCGCGCTGAAGGAGGCCGCCTCGGAGCTCTACCAGGCGACGCAGTGAGAGACTGTTTGGAAATTCTACTCCGGCGGCCATCTGATGGCGTTTGCGCTTCCGTTGCTCACGGACCAAATGTCCGCTGCGCTACGGTTCTCGAAAACACCACCATATGACTCGCGCGAGCGAATTTCGAAACAGTCTCTGAGCGCCTGACCAGTCTACCCTGCGGACCCCTGCCCCAACGCTAGCGCTCTGCTGGAGCAGCGCGGCATTTGCTTTCGCCCGTATAGCTGGCGCAGCGGTCCGTTGGGGCGGAGCCGCCTTCGTGCAAGCAACCGATACACATGGTCGATGTCGTCGTCCTCGAAAGCCGCGAAAGGGTGCTGGCCGGCATCCTGATCACTGCCGGCGCCTATTTCCTGTTTTCGGCGCAGGACGCCTCGATCAAGCTGCTCGTCGCCGGCATGACGGTGTGGCAGATCATGTTCTTCCGCTCGATCACCATCCTTGCCGCCTGCGGCGCGATCGGCGGGCGGAAGCTGTTCGCCGACACCGCAAGCTCGCCCATCGTGCGGCCGATGCTGGTGCGCAGCGCTTTCACGCTCGCCGCCTGGCTTTGCTACTACAACGCCGCGCGCTCGCTGCAGCTCGCCGAGCTCACCACCATCTATTACGCCGCGCCGATCATCGTCACCGTTTTGTCGGTGGTGATCCTGGGCGAGACCGTGCCGCTGCTGCGCTGGGTCGCGGTGTTCATCGGCTTCGCCGGCGTCTTCGTCGCCTGCGACCCGACGCGTCTCGGCCTGTCGATGCCGGTGATGCTGGTGCTGGCGGCGGCCGTCTTGTGGGGCATTGCCGTGGTGCTCCTGCGCAAGACGGCGATGCAGGAGCGCACCATGATCCAACTGGTGCTCAACAATTTCTACTTCCTGTTGTTTTCGGCGGTGCCGGCGCTGATCTGGTGGCGCATGCCCGACGGGCTGCAGCTCGTGCTTCTCGCCAGCGTCGGCGCGCTCGGCGGCGTCGCGCAATACTTGCTCTTCGAGGGCATGAAGCGGGCACCGGTGTCGATCGTGGCGCCTTTCGAGTACACCTCGCTGGTCTGGGCCTTCGCGCTGGGCTTCGCCATCTGGGGCGACGTGCCGCGCGCGCAAGTGTTCATGGGCGCGGCCTTGATCATCGGCGCCGGGCTGGTGATCGTCGTCAACGAGCATTTCCGCAAACGCATTTAGGGCTCATGACAGAAAGCTGTCAGCAGCAACGAGATAGTCTGGTGCCATGACGGATACGCTCGACATGCCGGAAAAGCTCGCCGAGGGCGGCATCGCCGATACTGCGGCCGAGCGTACGCTCGGCATCGCGCTGGTCTCGGCGTCGGCCGTCGCCTTCGCGCTCACCGGCGTGCTGACCAAGTCGATCCACGCCGATCCGCTGACCATCACCTGCTGGCGCGGTTTCTTCGGCTCGATCCTGATCACCCTTTATGTGATTTGGCGGCGGCGCCGCTCGGGCGGGCGCGAGAGTCTGCGGCTCGGCTGGCGCGGCTGGCTGCTGGCGGTCGAAGGCGCCGCGGCAAGCATCGCCTTCATCTCGGCCTTCAAGTTCACCTATGTCGCCAACGTGGCGGTCATCTATGCGACCTCGCCCTTCATCGCGGCACTGCTTTCTTTCCTGCTGGTGCGGGAAAAATTCCGGCTGCAGACGATGCTGGCGGCGGCCGTGTCGCTCTGCGGCGTCGCCATCATGGTGGGCGGCGGCCTCGGCAGCGGCCATCTGTTCGGCGACGGGCTGGCGCTTTTGATGACCACCGGCAGCGCGCTTTACATGATCATGGTGCGCGCCTTCCGCGATACGCCCGTCGTCTGGGCCGGCGCGGTGTCCGCCTTCCTGCTCTTCGTGCTCGGCTGGTTCGTCACCGATCCGCTTGCCGTGTCGACCCGCGACGTGGTGCTGCTCGCCACCTTCGGCTGCTCCTTCGCGTTGGCCTCGATCCTGTGGACGGAAGGCTCGCGGCTCATCCCCGCCGCCGAAGCCGGCCTGCTCGGCTCGGCGGAGGTACCCTTCGCCATCCTCTTCGCCTTGCTGTTCCTCGGCGAAATCCCGCCGATCGCCAGCATCATCGGCGGCGCCATCGTGCTTTGCGCTGTCTTCGCGCATGCCGGGCGCGACTGGATGAAGGCGAAATCGGCGCGTTCCTAAAAATTATTTTCGCGGTCACGGAACCATCATCAGACTCAGGCATTGTTAGATCGACGGGTCACCCCCCAAGTCCCCCCAAACCCCTCGACCCGTCCGACTAGAAGCCGACCCGCAAAAAGGTCGGCTTTTTCTTTGGA
The window above is part of the Mesorhizobium sp. WSM4904 genome. Proteins encoded here:
- a CDS encoding VOC family protein; the encoded protein is MAKVTSHLWFEKDARQAVEFYVSTIPNSAIGRMTDVAADNPSGPAGSVKIIEFVLDDQNFIALEAGPLDPFNHSFSILVELESQAEIDRIWDAFLDDGGKPEQCGWLKDRWGLSWQIVPKILGDMAAHPDRERAKRATEAMLGMVKIDVAALERAFGEPDFAGQS
- a CDS encoding peptidase S10 is translated as MRSKLKLVSLVLLALTAFAQPVAAQTPERPAPAGGVLSLLPPPQVTEHSLTLGGRKLDYQAKAGTLSLLSGKGEVTAEIFYVAYTQQSPAPAKERPITFVFNGGPGAASAYLHLGALGPRVLATAPDGEFLPPPQKLIDNPDSWLDMSDLVFVDPVGTGYSREAPGQDTKAFWGVDQDASSVGAFIRLYLAQNGRTASPLFLAGESYGGFRAALLARTLQEDVGLSPSGIVLISPALEFMLVRPDQFDQLHWALELPSLAATRLRADGVSGEALHDRLAEVEHYALGDYLTALTSGLEQGGKLASGRVAEITGLPLDLVQRNFARVPTGLFAREFQRAKGKVLSPYDAMVATSDIAPESAHIAGPDPVLDRSVPVLTSAFVAYARDELNYRTDVSYRLLNGEVSRNWDYGNSGQGYAGVMNDLQRARSLNPSLGVVIVNGYTDLVTPYLATRYLVNQIPSLTDAKPIRLDVVEGGHMMYFRPDGRRALKEAASELYQATQ
- a CDS encoding DMT family transporter, which produces MVDVVVLESRERVLAGILITAGAYFLFSAQDASIKLLVAGMTVWQIMFFRSITILAACGAIGGRKLFADTASSPIVRPMLVRSAFTLAAWLCYYNAARSLQLAELTTIYYAAPIIVTVLSVVILGETVPLLRWVAVFIGFAGVFVACDPTRLGLSMPVMLVLAAAVLWGIAVVLLRKTAMQERTMIQLVLNNFYFLLFSAVPALIWWRMPDGLQLVLLASVGALGGVAQYLLFEGMKRAPVSIVAPFEYTSLVWAFALGFAIWGDVPRAQVFMGAALIIGAGLVIVVNEHFRKRI
- a CDS encoding DMT family transporter — protein: MPEKLAEGGIADTAAERTLGIALVSASAVAFALTGVLTKSIHADPLTITCWRGFFGSILITLYVIWRRRRSGGRESLRLGWRGWLLAVEGAAASIAFISAFKFTYVANVAVIYATSPFIAALLSFLLVREKFRLQTMLAAAVSLCGVAIMVGGGLGSGHLFGDGLALLMTTGSALYMIMVRAFRDTPVVWAGAVSAFLLFVLGWFVTDPLAVSTRDVVLLATFGCSFALASILWTEGSRLIPAAEAGLLGSAEVPFAILFALLFLGEIPPIASIIGGAIVLCAVFAHAGRDWMKAKSARS